The segment CATGTGGGTTTGGGTTGTTCGTAGGTGCAATCTCGCTGTTCTTTGCATCACATTTCATCTCTCTTTTCATCCCTGCGGTCACCAAGCCAACCGGAGGCATCcctctcttttcttcctccttgTTCGGGACGTTTTCCCCGGAAGGCCAGGGTCCGTTTGGAGGCATTACAGTGGGATTGCGTACAATTATTCCTGTGCTCATGGTGCCATTCGCATTCAAGTTGTTGCCGAAGCCTTCGCTTAGTTTTAGCTCTCTCTTTTTCAGTGGAATCTTGGCTTGTTGGTCATTTTTTAAAGCCCTCTCCACTTCCTCTACTTTCCTTTCACTTGTCTCTTCTCTTATCTCCGGCTTAGTAAGAGCTTCCTGTTTAACTGACCCTGGTGCCATGACCACTGAGACGGCATTCCATGCCACATCCATGTCCTTCGATTCCTCCTTGACCAAGGTCATTATTGTACTGACCCTGTTGTCAATAACGGGTTTTTCCTCAGACGTAGCCTCCGTCTTGCTCACCTCTGACTTCATGTCCGCTTTATTTATAACCTTTACCTCTAGGTCGATACTTTCGGTTTGGCAGCGGCCGGCTTTATCCATCAGTCCATCTTTTCCATGCTTCTCAGATGACACTCCTCTGTGTTTTACACTGATAGTGGAACACTTAGCTTTTTCAGTAGGTTCTTCCTCAAAGTTCTTAAGTTTCTCTGCTTTCTTCAGGATACCAGCTAAGAAGAATAATGAGACAAATCAACAAATCACTAAGCGAATTTGTGATATTAAGCTGAAATCGAAAAAACtgcatttgatttttaaaataaaccttTTTCTTCATCCTTGTGGTTATCATCCTCTTCAGGTCTTGGGCTCGTACAGGTTGAGCCATTATGTTGATCCTTGTTGGTATTAAGTACCGGGTCAATCTGAGCTCTCAGCAGCTCCAGAATTTCAGCCAAGTCATTTCGAGTTCTAGAACAGCGTCACGAAATACGCATTTGCATTTAATGACAAAGATTATGGACTGCTTTTGACTACAATTACACACTATACCGTGCCTCACCTGGCAACACACTTCCAGGACACACCATCTAGATCATCCTGCTCCTCCACATACATACGAACATTCTGCTCTTGGTCCACCTGAAACCAGTACAGCAGGCCTTCTTTGTCTTTCCCAATTGGCTGTAGACGCATCCCATCTGGGTCCTCCTCATTGATGGTTGTCTTAAATTTGATGTTGTCATCAAACTGGCTCTCACATAAGTACTGAAGATTAAAGTAGATGAGAGAGATGTGAGGAGGTAGTGCAGCCTTTTACAGGGGCCACCTTGAAACCCAATATCTAGAATTACTTTTATAATAGAAGCAAAAACAACTCTCACTACATCCTCGCCAACACAGATTTGACTGTGatagaggggtggtagtagccaggggtaacacactcgcctatgaaccagaagacccaggttcaaaccccacttactaccaatgtgtccctgagcaagccacttaactaagttgctccggggggggggactctggataagggcgtctgataaatgctgtaaatgtaaatgactgcagGAGCATATGTTAAATTTAATACAATGTTAAGTCAAGAGTTGTTCATGGTCTGAACTGCCAAAAACTTGGCAGTTCAACACACTTGCATAATTTCACACAAACAATTACCTTCAGGACACCAGTCTTGAATTCCACGGTCATCTCTGCATAGCCCTTTCTCTCAAGTTCCCATGCCCAGGTACTGTTAAAATCCTGGCACGCCTTATCAAAGCAGGGACACAACATGTCAGAACAAACAGCGCACACGTCATAGAGGTCATTATATTTACAGTAAGAAAATGGTGAACAATATTTACGGTAAGAAATGTGTCATTTCTTGCCTTAACTAGGTACTTTTCCCACCGATCTGCAGAGACCGACTTGCCAATCTTCCTTAAAAGTTTAACATGGAGCTCAATGAGAGGTTTTGGAACTGGacaaggaaaaataaaagacattatGGCGTTAATTTCACGTCAACTTTAGATCTGTAGGTATTCTCTTTTGACAGGTGAGCCGGTTCTTCAGTGCATGGGTGAGATTACAGCAACTGTGACAGCTTCCAGAATGACTGCATCGGTCTTCTGGCTGCGATCTGCACCCATAACTCAGTTAGTCCATCACCCAAAAGTAGGAGCAAGCAGCCGCGAAGTCTCAATCACGAATCTGTCTGCTCTTTTTATTCAGGAAACGCTCGACGCAGCCATCGGCATTCACAGCCGACATCGTTTCATTTCGGCGGCAGGTTTCGGGGCGTGGGGGTAACGCCGTGGAGGTGCGGGTCGTATCGCGTCAGCAGGACTCCCAACAGGAAGTTTGTCGCGCcgctctgcgcatgcgcgctgcCGAAGGCGAACCTCTATTTGTCAAAATATTACCCAACTGTACGGCAAATATTAGAATATTCCAACAACCGTTACGACCTGCTCGGTGTTCGCAGAGAAACGTCAACACAGAGATATTGTGAACGGAAGTAGGACGGGAGCGGTGATGAATGTTATCCCCCGCCTCACTCACACTGTAATACTGTTTATTTGATCCACGAGTGTTGAGGTGAAAAACACGCTACAGTGGAAAATTACACCTGACAGAATGGCGAACACGCCGATTCGCGGCGGTGGCCGCGGCCGCGTCTCTTCGCCGCCTCCGTCCACGCAGGGGGTGTTTTAAAAAGGCGCCCGCTTACAGACCGTGGGAGGAAAACGTCCCCCGGCCGCGGCTAGCTCGCTACATCACGGCGTGATGGGGATGGAGAGAGCCCCCCCCTTTCCCCAGCGTCGCAGATCTGTCACTCGAGTTCGTTACCTGTCGCGGTCTCCTGCAGGTATCGCTCCATCTGGGGGAACGTCAGCTCCGGCAGGTCCAGCGCGGCGCCGTAGCGCTCCAGGAACGAGCAGACGACCGCGAAGCTCGGCCAGAGGGCAGGAGAGGAGCCCGCCGCTGCCACCGGAGCAGCCATTTTTCCAGTGGGGTACTCGGCAGGATGAAACAGAAGTTGAGAGGACCGAGAACTGCCCACAATTCAGTGCGCCAGCACAGCATCACTCGCCAGCGGGCTCAGAGCGTCCCCGCCGCTTCAAGTTTTTAATAATTGGTGAATAATAGGGAAATAGGCCCACGCCCCCAAACAAAATTGTTTTAATGCTTTGAACAACAAAAAGTATGAGAAAATGGGTCACCATGTGGACACGGGTTTATTGCTGTTGGACAGTCCGCGGTGTAAACAAATATAACTTAATGTGTATTAAAAGCACTGGCCATCACGGTTTCTATTGACAGTACCgcagatgataaaaaaaaaatccatgctgACTCCCACAGGCAGTGGCGGCGTTAGGCCGGCAAGACCGAATCTGATTGGTCGGCGACTCTGACGTAGGACGATGGGCGTGTCCCAGACGCGGAACCTTGCCCGGTCACGTGACTACGGGGAGCAGAAGGATCGGGTTCTTGAGCTCGACTGCCAGAACCCCAACGCTCCTGCTGAATATAGCAACTGTcctggaactttttttttttttttttgcgaggtACGATACAGTGTGACAAATGAACAACAAGTTTACCAGAAGATTTATGCAATAATTCATCATGTAAACAACGGGCTGCGCGCGCAGTGGACAGCCAATGGCAACAGCCAAGACGGCAAAATCAAATCTGGACTTCACGAAAAGATAAGCAGGcaatacaattatttaaaacgtttcttcttttttttgtacacttgTGCTTTTAGGTGTACAGAGGCATCCTTGAATGAACTCTCCGGAGATCGCGTCTCTCTCCTGGGGCCACATGAAAGTTAAGGGCTGCTCTTCTCCCTACAAAGACTGTAAAGTTTGGCCTGGAGGCAGCCGTGCATGGGACTGGAGGGAGACTGGGACAGATGCAAGTAgaattgtttgcattttttgaaaatacacaaatttaGAAATGCCTGCTTAGTATTGATGACTGTATTAGCGTCATTATGTACGTACATAAAAGGTCATCTAAAAAGATTCAAATTAAACCCCCACAGCACCGCCCAGGGGTGCAACCTGCTGATCTGGAGGAGATCCTGAAGAAGGGGGTGGAGACTTTAGTAATTGGCAGGGGCATGAGTGAAGCACTTCAGGTACTGAGAGGCATTGGCCAAGGATGGCATTTCTACTGAGCCTGTTTAGCCAGGATGGAGAATATAGTTAAATCACAAGTCAAACTGTGATCCACTGCAGGTGCCACCTGCCACCCTGGACTACGTGAAAGGGAAAGGCGTGGATGTGAGGGTGTTGCAAACAGAACAGGCCGTGAAGGAGTACAACATCCTGGCAGGACAAGGTGCTAAAGTGGGCGGAGTCTTTCACTCCACCTGCTGATGTCATCCTATCCTCAGGTCAAACAAGATTTCAAAATTTGGAAAGAGAGTTGGGAATTATAAAGACAGCCATGTTGGTTTGTAAAAAGAATTTactaaattaacaaataaaatgatattGCGAGTCGTTTTCTGACTGTTGCCTGAAAaaaagctacagacacaaataattaaatataaacttGAGTGAAAGCCGAAGAGAACAGCCAACTCTACTGGATGCGGCTGCCTTTGACAGAGTTTAGTCAGTCCTCTGGATGCCTCCTGGAACCCAGTTCAACGTCGCGCTGGTTTTGGCATGATGAACACCTTGACAGGCTTGCTGAGCGGGATGGTGCCCTCGATGGATGTCTCGACCTGTGGAAAGCCCTCTGTGCCTTCATTCCATGTGGGCTTTGAGCTGGTGAGCTTGGTAGCGCTAGAACTATAGGCCAACAGCAACCTGACTTCTATCTGACAAGGCTCTGTATGTAGAGAGAGATCAATTAATATGAAAAGTGaacaggaataaataaaattttcagTCACAGTGACTgaaatttaacagcagtttAAAGTTGGCAATAACAATGGAGTAACCTGACATCTTGTCTACTTTATTTTTAGGTTGATATCTGTATCTCTGTGCTCTATGTATTATTTACACATTATTAATTGTCATCAGAAAGGTGTACATtgcaataatattttattgaGCCTTACCCGTCCAAGCGGAATGGGAGAGGTACACCTGCGTGATGAGGCGGACTCGCCCAGGTCCAGGGATCCTGAAGTCAGCAGGCTTGGGATGAATTATATGAGCCTGCCCATCCGGATACAATACCTTCAGAGAGATAGAGTCCAAAGTGATTACTGATGTGACTTACACACTTTATACTATTTCTATGTACATTTGGACAAAATCATATCATTGGATTAGTGAAGTGTGTAGTGCTAACCTGAACTTTGACAGTTGTCTGTGGGTCCTGTACATGTTCCAGAGTGGCATCAATGTCCAGGGCCACCACCAGACCAGAGGTGAAGCGCAGGGGATTGTCTGACTCACCTGTCGGCTCAATGATGGTAGCAGAAGCACGATGGATCTAATGAACGTCACAGAAGAAATGTCATAAGTAAACTTAATAAAGAACAAAAGACCATTTCTGCTGAGTTTTAATAACAGTATTGTTGTTAAAGATGGAATACCTGCTCGGGGAGTTTGAGGTGAAGGAAACCACTCTGCCTGAGGGTGGTCTGCAGGATCTTCACAAGGTCCATAGGCTTACAGGCCACGAGTCTGGGCATCAGCTCTAGCAATTTCTCAACAAAACTGTCTTGAAAGTGTGGTAGCTCTGTCATGAAGAGcctattaaaagaaaaatgaaaagattttttcAGAAGAAATTACTTTGTCAGGACTACTATTTCCAAATGATACAGTTAGTAAAAGACCTCTGGAAAGATCCTAAATCTTGAAGAAACTTTTCAGAAGCGCTGATGAGAGGTTCAACCCTGCAGTTAAAGGGAATAATAAAGCCGTAgttgtaataattataaaaaaagtcTAGTATGcaatatgaatgaatgatttaaaaGCAGATGGGTACATTTGAGCAGTGCTTACCCCCTTTTGGTGCGAGCAGCCAGCACCAGCTGTAGCGCCTTGGCCTGTAAGCGGACATGGTGAACTGTGGCCACCTGTCGAGTCTCCAGACCGCTGTATAGGAACTCTAGCTTATACGTCTCCTCCAGGATCTGTGCAATGagaattaaaattaataattaactaAATCTGCccatattcattaaataaaccAAATGCTTCAGTACTGGTTGCATTACCATTATTCTTTATAATTATGATGACCTGCACAGCACAGGCGGTACAGATATGTATAACTTACCTGTTTGACAGCAGCTGATGCCATGGCATTCTGTTTAAGACACAGGGGCACAGCCATGTTCCACAGCTTCTCCTGAAGAGCCTGAAACGAAAAAGCTCAGGGTGTCACACATCTTCAAGCTAATAacggctcaatctcatctggccacgtaccatccgccttcaaaacagccagggttcttccaatcctaaagaaacccactgctgatcctacagacattaacaattacagaccagtttctctcctctcatttctatccaaaatccttgagcgctgtgtctacaaccagctatcactccatttatcacagaacaacctcctggatcctaaccagtctggcttcagaacagctcattccaccgagactgcccttttggcggttaccgagcagctacatgcagccagattggcaaaactgtcatcagttcttattctccttgacctatctgctgcatttgacaccgttaaccacaagactctcttgtcaatcctgaagaggcttggaattcggggctcagcatggcagtgatttgcttcctaccttgatgagcgatcttacgaagtgacttggaaaggatccacctctacctcacgtagactctccactggtgtccctcaaggctcggtgctaggtcctctccttttctccctctacacgagatcacttggtgaggtcatttcctcacatggattatcctaccactgctatgctgacgacacacaactcctcttctcctttcctccctctgatcttcatgctgcttccaaaatctctgcatgtctaacagacatctcgtcttggatggcagcccatcacctccaactcaatcccaccaaaactgaactaatattcattccagcagattcttcaccacatcaggatcttgctatttacctagacaactcgcagctctctccttctgcaacagcccgcaaccttggcgtaacaatagacaaccaactctccttctcaactcacatcagcaatctttcccgctcatgtagattccttctctacaatatcagacgaatccgcccttatctgtcaacccaggccacccaactactggttcagtccttagtaatctcacgactggactactgcaactcccttctagctggtctaccactatgtaccatccgacctctacaactcatacaaaatgcagcagcacgactgatcttcaaccttcccaaattctcccataccacccctctgctacgttcccttcactggctcccagtagctgcacgcatcaggttcaaaatactgatgctggcctacaaagccaaacatggagcagcaccatcctacctcacagcccttattacaccccgcactgcacctcgtctactccgagcctccagtactgctcgcctggtcctccatctctgaaggtaaaaggaaaacattcatctagactcttctccgtcttggcccctcggtggtggaatgaacttcccctcgaggtcagaacagctcagtcactgagcaccttcaaacgacagctcaagaccttcctctttaaagaatatttagattaaattgtaattttcttgtcaaactttgtgtacagaatctacaacagagtgaattaaatagatgtattcatagttggggtcctagtgaaccggaattgatctcttcatcgatggtaacttgaaagcacgttgtaagtcgctctggataagggcgtctgccaaatgccgtaaatgtaaatgtaaatgtaagccccCTTCCCTGACCATCAGCTATTAAAAAACAACTGAACATCACTTAAACGtagactttttttgttgttgttgttgaacgTGAACTGACAGAATTCACTCACCTTCATTAGCAGGAGTTGGCATCGCAGGTAGGTGGCGCAGAAGTCAGCAGAGCCAGCCAGTTCAGTCTCcagctcccctaacctctgcaGGTCTCTGAAGAggggtggaggaaaaaaattgcTGCTCACTATTTGAACGAAATCTGTCATCTATGTGATGGTCTTCTGGTGCCCATAGAAAGTATGCTCCAACATGTCATTTTGGTTAGCAGCAGTGGTGGTGTTCTAGAGTTATGATGGGTTCTATTActttagtgggtaacacacctatgaaccagaatacccaggttcaaatcccacttactaccattgtgtccctgagcaggacacttaaccctgagtgtctccagggggacggtccctgtaattACTAATTGCAAGtatctctggataagggcttctgatcattaaaattttcatttacagtatttatgtcaatataaaatacatgcaaTTGGTACTGGACTGAAAACAATCCCTTGAATAaatcattaaatgtatttaacaagGTTGACCCTGCTGTTAACCTACATACTGTAGCCCTCCCAAAGAACCAGGCGGAGTGAACAGGGCCACAAAACTAGGAAAAAGTCTGCAGATTAGCACTAGTAAGACAGACCTGATGGTGAATTCCAGCAGGTCTTGAGCTCCAGGTGACTCCAGGCTGTGGAGTGTGTTGACACGGGCCAGGCTCTCCTGCAGAAAGAGATGAGCAGACTCCACACTGCCTGAGCCAAAACCGGATGCCTCACAGCTCAGCCCTGAGCTCAACTTTCTGCCTGGAAGCTAGACAGAGGAAGGAAAAATTGAGAACAGATAATGCcacttttaaatgtaaatttaattaaacttagttaaaggtcccctgacatgaatttcAGCCTTGGTGCATAATCTGTGAAACTTTCATGatgggggacctttaaatgaaCACCACCACAGTGAAACCCCTACTTACCCGCAGCTGTGGCACCAGGTGCGAGAGGCTGTCCCGCAGGTAGGCATAGTGGCGAAAGGTGTGGTCAGAAAACAATGCTGTTATGGTGGGGCAGGACTGAGCAGCATTAAAGACCAGGACAAGAACAGCAATATCTGATCATATTAGGTTAGGGAAGTCTGCTGGTGTTTTATCCACTGCTGCCAATTGAACTATTTTACTGAAACAAAAATCTAGTTTTTTTCCACACCAATTCTAGAAGACAAACTACAACAAGGATACAGGCTGGATCGTCCATATCAGGCTCCGGTGTGTCAAAGTATGGATGCAGGCTCATAAGCTCAGGCACAATAGGGAGTACAAGTGTCGGGTGCCGAGAACCAAGGAACTTCAAACATCTTAACATGAAGACAGAGCAGAAATGAGAGGAAAGGCACATGGCAGATGCATGGGAACATGAAAACGTCACACCTCACACTCACTTCCACACAGAATTGCGGTCTGTGGGATATTTGGTCAGattcttcagcagctccagcagagCAAGCTGGATGCACTCCTTGGTGGAGACATTGGTATAGCACAGCAGTTCGTGCAGGGCTTCACGGATGTCCCTAGAGGAGTCCTGCATTCAGTGTTCAAAAAACAGTCACATTCTTATAAAGACACCTATAATAATGGAAAACCATGATTATTAGTGGCCAAAGTCAGAAATAAAGTGTTTCTTATAAGAAGGCTGTGTTACTCCAGACTGCCTTGCCGCCACTTCCCATCTGCACTAAACCTAGGATGAGCTTCGACTTACCTCAAGCACAGCGAGTACTGTGTCGAGCTGGTCCTCGCGGAGTGTGATGTTTCTGGAGATCTGCCGGAGCACGTGGATCGACTGCAGGCGCACCTCCTCGATTTCATCATTGAACATGTCCACCAGGAAGTCCAGGCATTTTTCTGCAAAGCTGGGAGAGGACTGGGCCAGGGAACAGAGGGCCTCCACTGCAGCTATCCTCACCTCTGAGGAGATCATAATAATCATCAAGAtgctcataataaaaaaatactattacactgcccccccaccaaaaaaaacaaaaaaccctcAACTCACCATACATCTCATCCTCCAGTCCATGTACAAATGCTCCACAAGCCCCTGAATCGATCAGGTTCACCCCAGATGTGTCTACTCTCTCTTTTGGGGCATCGTCCGCCCACCTCCGACCGGAAGAAAACTCACCCGAGGCATAGAGCTCCTTGGCCCGCTCGTGAGCTGTGCGCTTTCGCTGAGGGAAGATTAAGAGCATTTACAGCACTTTACAAAgcatgtaacaaaaaaaattactttttgaaTATTGATTACCCATAAGAATTTACCCTGAGGTCTGACATCAGTTTCTTGTCAAGCGTCTGCTCCAGGAAGTGAGGGCTGACCTGAAGCATAGAACCCTGAAAGACCAATTGGGATTAAAtcagttacataaaaaaattcatcCATCCCATCATAAAGGAACGTTGTTGTTCTCACCAGACGCTTAGCGGCCTGGACCCGTACCACCCACGATCCATCACTGATCATGTGACTAATCTTTCCAAATGAGTCATCCACCAGTCGGATCTCCTCGTTGGAGGAGGGGATGGGGACAATGCTGCACACAGGGAGCACAGGAGAAAGCGGTGGAAGATTTAGACGTATAAAAAATTTTATAACTTTCCATAAGCAACCAAACAACACAAAgctgcaaaatgtgtttaaaagcaCCTCTCTGGGTAAAGCTGGCTCAGGACCCACACCATCTGTACCGCCGCAGAGCGGACCTGCTCATAGTCATCAGTTAGCAGCCTGCAGGCCTGGGACAAGAGAACAATAATTCAGCATTTAAACTGGTTACATAGAGAGTGCAAAATACCAGAAACACCATGCAACAAAGATCTCCACTTACGAAACTGAAATGTTACCTGGTTATAGATTGTCTGCTGAAGTTTCATGCCTCGCTCGTGAAGCTGTAACTgaacgtataaaaaaaaatacaaaagtacTTTAATAGTGGgcttttttataaaaacagccTGTTATGCTCAAACCATAGCTTTTATACCATAGCTTTTATAGCGGCAGTGCGGACTCTCGGATCCTGGTCCGCAAAGTAATCGCTAATGACACTCTGGACATCTCTCAGAGCCCCTGCTGAGGTCCCAGGCGCCTCGCTGTCTTTAGTCAGGGGCTTGTCTATGGTGCCCAAGCAGCCGAGGAGTTGCAGGCATTTGTTTCTCACCCCAAAATAAGTGTCAGACAGGTGCTGTTGCAGACAGAAAGTTACCAAAATGATTACCAAGTGAACGATTTCACACGAGGCCGGACATGTTATTACTGGTATTAACACTGGCTACTAACAATCAAAATGAATAACTGACACATAACTTGATTAAATATACTCCGATTAACTTAACAACCTTTATTAATGATATAAtgattgaaataaaatgatttttcatCTGCAGAAATTTGCTTATAGGAATCTATTTTTATAGCCTGTATTTTCTGTCATAGATATCATCAATGTTTCTGGTTTTTGGTTTTCATACATCCTACACAGACAGACTGTGATGACCAGTTCACTTGAAACTACATATATCTGCAATCAAAATAATTTTTGATTTCACATGTGGGTTTCGGTGTCTGCAATACAGTATACTCAGAAAGGGGCGGGTTTTCTATGGATTACCTTGCATGCCACCTCGATCAGCCTCTGAGTGATGGACACGCTGTCTAAGAGCTGACTGCCGATCACCAGTAGTGTGTC is part of the Denticeps clupeoides chromosome 19, fDenClu1.1, whole genome shotgun sequence genome and harbors:
- the aamdc gene encoding mth938 domain-containing protein, producing MNSPEIASLSWGHMKVKGCSSPYKDCKVWPGGSRAWDWRETGTDHRPGVQPADLEEILKKGVETLVIGRGMSEALQVPPATLDYVKGKGVDVRVLQTEQAVKEYNILAGQGAKVGGVFHSTC
- the ints4 gene encoding integrator complex subunit 4; amino-acid sequence: MAAHLKKRVYEEFSKVVQQHPLEEVPAKKLRLTKPSKSAALHIDLCKASNPTDALQYLLQFARKPVEVESVEGVVRILLEHYYKETDNSVRLKIASLLGLLTKTQGFSPDCVVDDVTNTLNNEKSHQVLAQLLDTLLVIGSQLLDSVSITQRLIEVACKHLSDTYFGVRNKCLQLLGCLGTIDKPLTKDSEAPGTSAGALRDVQSVISDYFADQDPRVRTAAIKAMLQLHERGMKLQQTIYNQACRLLTDDYEQVRSAAVQMVWVLSQLYPESIVPIPSSNEEIRLVDDSFGKISHMISDGSWVVRVQAAKRLGSMLQVSPHFLEQTLDKKLMSDLRRKRTAHERAKELYASGEFSSGRRWADDAPKERVDTSGVNLIDSGACGAFVHGLEDEMYEVRIAAVEALCSLAQSSPSFAEKCLDFLVDMFNDEIEEVRLQSIHVLRQISRNITLREDQLDTVLAVLEDSSRDIREALHELLCYTNVSTKECIQLALLELLKNLTKYPTDRNSVWKCLKFLGSRHPTLVLPIVPELMSLHPYFDTPEPDMDDPAYIAVLVLVFNAAQSCPTITALFSDHTFRHYAYLRDSLSHLVPQLRLPGRKLSSGLSCEASGFGSGSVESAHLFLQESLARVNTLHSLESPGAQDLLEFTIRDLQRLGELETELAGSADFCATYLRCQLLLMKALQEKLWNMAVPLCLKQNAMASAAVKQILEETYKLEFLYSGLETRQVATVHHVRLQAKALQLVLAARTKRGVEPLISASEKFLQDLGSFQRLFMTELPHFQDSFVEKLLELMPRLVACKPMDLVKILQTTLRQSGFLHLKLPEQIHRASATIIEPTGESDNPLRFTSGLVVALDIDATLEHVQDPQTTVKVQVLYPDGQAHIIHPKPADFRIPGPGRVRLITQVYLSHSAWTEPCQIEVRLLLAYSSSATKLTSSKPTWNEGTEGFPQVETSIEGTIPLSKPVKVFIMPKPARR